In Campylobacter concisus, one DNA window encodes the following:
- the queA gene encoding tRNA preQ1(34) S-adenosylmethionine ribosyltransferase-isomerase QueA — protein MSNINDVSSYDYFLPEELIAKEPVLPKEEARLLVYFKKTKEIKHYKFKDLSSLIPDDAAVIFNNTKVIKARILGQKESGGACEVMLNQPIGENKFSVYIRGKVSAGSVLNFPDNLKVNVLELNDDGTRVVNFTQNGILLDNVHLFSELEKIGHVPLPPYIKRADTKDDESWYQSIFAKNSGAVAAPTASLHFSEQMLEQIKAKHEVAYITLHVGAGTFKGVECQNINDHKMHSEFYELSEQAQEIIKSNKPILGVGTTVTRCVEEFARSKQASGFCKLFLNLNNKPIRQNYLLTNFHLPKSTLIMLVTSFIGLEETMRIYKTAVDEKYRFYSYGDGMLII, from the coding sequence ATGAGTAATATAAACGACGTCTCAAGTTATGATTATTTTTTGCCAGAAGAGCTCATCGCAAAAGAGCCAGTTTTGCCAAAAGAAGAGGCAAGATTGCTTGTCTATTTTAAAAAAACAAAAGAGATAAAACACTACAAATTTAAAGATCTCTCCAGCCTTATTCCAGATGATGCTGCAGTTATTTTTAATAATACAAAAGTTATCAAAGCTCGCATTTTAGGACAAAAAGAAAGCGGTGGGGCTTGCGAAGTGATGCTAAATCAGCCCATAGGCGAAAATAAATTTAGCGTCTATATAAGAGGCAAAGTAAGCGCTGGTAGCGTTTTAAATTTTCCTGATAATCTAAAAGTAAATGTGCTTGAGCTAAATGATGATGGCACAAGAGTGGTAAATTTTACGCAAAATGGCATTTTGCTTGATAATGTTCACCTTTTTAGTGAGCTTGAAAAGATTGGTCACGTCCCGCTTCCACCATACATTAAAAGAGCCGATACAAAGGATGACGAGAGCTGGTATCAAAGCATATTTGCCAAAAATAGCGGTGCAGTAGCTGCCCCTACTGCAAGCTTGCACTTTAGCGAGCAGATGCTAGAGCAGATAAAAGCAAAGCATGAAGTAGCCTACATTACGCTTCACGTTGGCGCTGGGACATTTAAAGGTGTGGAGTGCCAAAATATAAATGACCACAAAATGCACTCAGAATTTTACGAGCTAAGCGAGCAAGCTCAAGAGATTATAAAATCTAATAAACCAATCCTTGGCGTTGGCACGACGGTTACTAGATGTGTTGAAGAATTTGCAAGAAGCAAGCAAGCAAGCGGCTTTTGCAAGCTATTTTTAAACCTAAATAATAAGCCTATCAGGCAAAACTACCTTCTTACAAATTTTCACCTACCAAAATCAACTCTAATAATGCTAGTTACCAGCTTTATAGGGCTTGAAGAGACGATGAGGATTTATAAAACGGCAGTTGATGAAAAGTATAGATTTTACTCATACGGCGACGGGATGTTGATAATATGA
- the tatB gene encoding Sec-independent protein translocase protein TatB: MFGMSFSEILVIAIIAVLVLGPDKLPSAMVQIAKFLKMFKKGINDAKSTFDQEMKIAELKEDAQKYKESITKSTQNVRKKLTFEELDEIKKSANDITNDIQNVVSDTKKTVENIQNPTNLVKDAILNDKKEA; encoded by the coding sequence ATGTTTGGAATGAGTTTTTCTGAAATCTTAGTTATCGCCATTATTGCAGTGTTAGTTTTAGGTCCTGACAAGCTGCCAAGCGCGATGGTTCAGATTGCAAAATTTCTAAAAATGTTTAAAAAAGGCATAAACGACGCAAAATCAACATTTGATCAAGAAATGAAGATAGCTGAGCTAAAAGAAGATGCTCAAAAATATAAAGAAAGCATAACTAAAAGCACGCAGAATGTGCGCAAAAAGCTTACTTTTGAAGAGCTTGACGAGATCAAGAAAAGCGCAAATGACATCACGAACGATATACAAAATGTCGTAAGCGACACCAAAAAAACGGTAGAAAATATACAAAATCCAACAAATTTAGTTAAAGATGCGATCTTAAACGATAAAAAAGAGGCGTAA
- the tatC gene encoding twin-arginine translocase subunit TatC yields the protein MFEELRPHLIELRKRLFISIVSVFVCFGICFTFWNPLLAWMSEPLKQVLPAGSNIIFTQIQEPFFTAMKVAFFAGVVIALPIIFWQFWLFVAPGLYDNEKKYVIPFVISASFMFACGAAFCYYVVIPLGFAFLVNFGGQLFTALPSIGEYVGFFAKLLIGFGISFELPVITFFLAKIGLVDDKMLKDYFRYAVVIIFIFAAIVTPPDVISQVLMALPLIGLYGISIIVAKRANKSDDEDEKEEQGSDIASDE from the coding sequence ATGTTTGAAGAGCTAAGACCCCATTTAATCGAACTTAGAAAGAGACTTTTTATAAGCATAGTAAGCGTTTTTGTCTGTTTTGGCATCTGCTTTACGTTTTGGAACCCACTGCTTGCATGGATGAGCGAACCGCTAAAACAGGTATTGCCAGCTGGCTCAAATATCATATTCACTCAAATTCAAGAGCCATTTTTTACTGCGATGAAAGTTGCATTTTTTGCTGGTGTCGTGATCGCGCTACCTATCATTTTTTGGCAGTTTTGGCTATTTGTCGCCCCTGGACTTTATGACAATGAAAAAAAATATGTGATCCCATTTGTCATCTCAGCTTCATTTATGTTTGCGTGCGGGGCGGCATTTTGTTACTACGTGGTCATCCCACTTGGCTTTGCATTTTTGGTAAATTTTGGTGGCCAGCTCTTTACGGCATTACCAAGCATTGGCGAGTATGTTGGCTTTTTTGCAAAACTACTAATTGGCTTTGGAATTTCATTTGAGCTACCAGTCATTACATTTTTCTTAGCAAAGATCGGACTTGTCGATGACAAGATGCTAAAAGATTACTTCAGATACGCTGTTGTTATTATCTTTATCTTTGCAGCTATCGTTACACCACCTGATGTGATAAGTCAAGTCTTAATGGCGCTACCACTCATTGGACTTTATGGAATTTCAATAATCGTCGCCAAAAGAGCTAACAAGAGCGACGATGAAGACGAAAAAGAAGAACAAGGCAGCGACATAGCAAGCGATGAGTAA
- the ruvX gene encoding Holliday junction resolvase RuvX, whose translation MREKFMAIDVGLKRIGLAFGFGEVVTPLEPVLRKNRNQAARDVSQTVNEYAPDTLVVGVPIGGSSEDEMRRRIEHFVSLLDVKANIVYQDEAFSSSEASEIYTNTKRDGRLDSISATIILKRYLGIN comes from the coding sequence ATGAGAGAGAAATTTATGGCTATTGATGTTGGGTTAAAGCGAATAGGGCTTGCCTTTGGTTTTGGCGAGGTCGTGACGCCGCTTGAGCCAGTGCTTAGAAAAAATAGAAATCAAGCTGCAAGAGATGTGAGCCAAACGGTAAATGAATATGCCCCAGATACGCTGGTAGTGGGTGTGCCAATCGGCGGTAGTAGCGAAGATGAGATGAGAAGACGCATCGAGCATTTTGTCTCACTTCTTGATGTAAAGGCAAATATTGTCTATCAAGATGAGGCCTTTAGCAGCAGCGAAGCTAGTGAAATTTACACCAATACAAAGCGAGATGGTAGGCTAGATAGCATTTCAGCCACTATTATTTTAAAAAGATATCTTGGGATAAATTAA